A genome region from Akkermansiaceae bacterium includes the following:
- a CDS encoding PH domain-containing protein yields MSAENTFWKGSPSQWLNIGHFGAAILITAAIAVGGVFFPPAFVALIIPFAYALWRYLTVRCQVFEVTTERLRITTGILNQHIDEVELYRVKDILVERKWWMRLTGLGSVHLETSDRSLPKLDIPAIRDCIGLREELRKLVEAMRDRKRVREMDFDETGGEDGFGDIAGPA; encoded by the coding sequence ATGTCAGCTGAAAACACTTTCTGGAAAGGCAGCCCCTCGCAATGGCTCAACATCGGCCACTTCGGCGCGGCGATCCTCATCACGGCGGCCATCGCGGTTGGCGGCGTGTTTTTCCCACCGGCCTTCGTCGCGCTCATCATCCCCTTTGCCTACGCCCTGTGGCGCTACCTCACCGTCCGCTGCCAGGTCTTCGAGGTGACAACCGAGCGGCTGCGAATCACCACCGGGATACTCAACCAGCACATCGATGAGGTGGAGCTTTACCGCGTCAAGGACATCCTGGTAGAGCGGAAATGGTGGATGAGACTCACCGGCCTCGGCAGTGTCCACCTGGAAACTTCCGACCGCTCGCTGCCCAAGCTCGATATCCCGGCTATCCGCGACTGCATCGGCCTCCGCGAGGAGCTTCGCAAGCTCGTCGAGGCCATGCGAGACAGGAAACGCGTCCGCGAAATGGATTTCGATGAAACCGGCGGCGAGGACGGCTTCGGGGATATCGCAGGGCCGGCCTGA
- a CDS encoding prepilin-type N-terminal cleavage/methylation domain-containing protein, translating into MMTCPPRNKPPAGFTLIEIVIALMIVALITGGSIAAMLANSSERKLGNASGEIELLAKKARTASILNQTPYAIEFHAGFVRLLPFSQASENERTTALGNSIGGEAVAQGNRRAVRQEISIDPDISLSVRRWNTTDFIKPSDSFIPVWRFDPDGLSEPITVRLTLGNSYAQDTYHPLTATIAESELEAN; encoded by the coding sequence ATGATGACATGTCCTCCCAGGAATAAGCCGCCAGCGGGCTTCACCCTCATCGAGATAGTCATCGCACTGATGATCGTTGCGCTGATCACCGGCGGCTCCATCGCCGCGATGCTCGCCAACTCCTCGGAGCGCAAGCTCGGCAACGCCTCCGGCGAGATCGAGCTTCTCGCCAAGAAAGCCCGCACCGCATCCATCCTCAACCAGACACCCTACGCCATCGAGTTCCACGCCGGCTTCGTACGGCTGCTGCCCTTTTCCCAAGCCTCGGAAAACGAGCGCACCACCGCCCTCGGGAACTCCATCGGCGGCGAGGCCGTGGCGCAGGGAAACCGCCGCGCCGTCCGCCAGGAAATCTCGATAGACCCCGACATCTCCCTCAGCGTCCGCCGCTGGAACACCACCGATTTCATCAAGCCAAGTGACTCTTTCATCCCCGTCTGGCGCTTCGATCCCGACGGCCTTTCCGAACCGATCACCGTCCGCCTCACCCTAGGCAACAGCTACGCCCAGGACACCTACCATCCTCTCACCGCCACCATCGCCGAGTCCGAGCTGGAGGCGAACTGA
- a CDS encoding type II secretion system protein, whose protein sequence is MKVDCSSPRQTKGFLLLEVVLALGVFAIACTGLTVAFHRMADAARLAQSELRITRILDSALTEQLSYPTLEEGVTQIPVEGTDIELDVEILPIEDLENQDGELLQQMFHITVTANWFENGAWQSRSVETWRYNLMYQP, encoded by the coding sequence TTGAAAGTTGACTGTTCCAGCCCCAGGCAAACCAAAGGCTTCCTCCTTCTTGAGGTCGTCCTCGCGCTCGGCGTTTTCGCGATCGCCTGCACCGGGCTGACCGTCGCCTTCCACCGCATGGCGGATGCCGCGCGGCTCGCCCAGAGCGAGCTTCGCATCACCCGCATCCTGGATTCCGCGCTCACCGAGCAGCTTTCCTATCCCACGCTCGAGGAGGGCGTCACCCAGATCCCGGTCGAGGGCACGGACATCGAGCTCGATGTCGAGATCCTCCCCATCGAAGACCTCGAGAACCAGGACGGCGAGCTGCTCCAGCAGATGTTCCACATCACCGTCACCGCGAACTGGTTTGAGAACGGCGCATGGCAATCCCGCTCCGTGGAAACATGGCGCTACAACCTGATGTACCAGCCATGA
- a CDS encoding general secretion pathway protein GspK, with the protein MKFPRRHAAKPGFALIAVLWLIAILSLAAVTTLRVISFDMELATAKVHGSRAFQLAETGIAIGTNPVVERNDPLLHRFDEANNEEVHVTLTSEGARFNINTLILSEDKSLIRSVFTYWGLDLDSAQALTDALTDWVDADDEVALNGAEIEDYEKMGRINQPFNRPFYDISEMALVRGMDQVAQIRPDWKNWFTVWSSGTLDLNEASAELIAAAAEVTEAQASVIPETVRGADGIRDTEDDVPFQDVDSALSLLGIGGETGQLIAQRFTVNDTTTRITSTARSGDSTRRITAIVRNRTGKPILLDRTTEIVP; encoded by the coding sequence ATGAAATTTCCCCGAAGACATGCCGCAAAACCCGGCTTCGCACTCATCGCGGTGCTCTGGCTCATTGCGATCCTCTCCCTCGCCGCCGTCACCACGCTCCGCGTCATCTCCTTCGACATGGAGCTGGCCACCGCGAAGGTACACGGCTCCCGCGCATTCCAGCTCGCGGAAACCGGCATCGCCATAGGCACAAACCCCGTCGTCGAGCGCAACGACCCCCTGCTCCATCGCTTCGACGAGGCGAACAACGAGGAGGTCCATGTCACCCTCACTTCCGAAGGCGCCCGCTTCAACATCAACACCCTCATCCTTTCCGAGGACAAGTCCCTGATCCGATCCGTCTTCACCTACTGGGGGCTCGATCTCGATTCCGCCCAAGCACTCACAGATGCCCTCACCGATTGGGTCGATGCCGACGACGAGGTCGCCCTCAACGGCGCGGAGATCGAGGACTACGAGAAAATGGGACGCATCAACCAGCCCTTCAACCGCCCCTTCTACGATATCTCGGAAATGGCCCTCGTCCGTGGCATGGATCAGGTCGCGCAAATCCGCCCGGATTGGAAAAACTGGTTCACCGTCTGGTCGAGCGGAACGCTCGACCTCAACGAGGCCAGCGCGGAACTCATCGCCGCCGCCGCCGAGGTCACCGAGGCGCAGGCATCCGTCATCCCGGAAACCGTGCGGGGCGCCGACGGCATACGCGACACCGAGGACGACGTCCCTTTCCAGGATGTCGATTCCGCACTTTCCCTGCTTGGCATTGGCGGAGAAACAGGGCAACTCATCGCCCAGCGCTTCACCGTCAACGATACGACAACCCGCATCACGTCCACCGCACGCTCGGGCGACTCCACCCGCCGCATCACCGCCATCGTCCGCAACCGAACAGGCAAACCCATACTCCTCGACCGCACGACCGAGATCGTGCCCTAA
- a CDS encoding sterol desaturase family protein yields MTQFIIWCLSGIAVGIVFGSFFEWTLHKYVMHRPVWNFRYAFQAHAVVHHQVFKADETYHLINEKDKETIPMAWWNGAVLVLIGAIPFAAISWLFSSWSVGSWGFVAGGAIAFSAYYGIYEYIHWCMHLPKARRVEKPEWFRKLNGHHLLHHRYMHKNFNVVLPLADFCLGTLILRAKTNFMQPRGPSIPDVQPKVA; encoded by the coding sequence ATGACCCAATTCATCATCTGGTGCCTTTCGGGCATCGCCGTCGGCATCGTCTTCGGCTCCTTTTTCGAATGGACCCTGCACAAGTATGTGATGCACAGGCCGGTCTGGAATTTCCGCTATGCCTTCCAGGCGCACGCCGTTGTCCATCACCAGGTCTTCAAGGCGGACGAGACCTATCACCTGATCAACGAGAAGGACAAGGAAACCATCCCGATGGCGTGGTGGAACGGTGCGGTGCTCGTCCTCATCGGTGCGATCCCGTTCGCGGCGATCTCGTGGCTCTTCAGCTCATGGAGCGTCGGATCATGGGGTTTTGTCGCTGGCGGTGCGATCGCGTTTTCCGCCTACTACGGCATCTACGAATACATCCACTGGTGCATGCATCTTCCCAAGGCGCGTCGCGTCGAGAAGCCCGAATGGTTCCGCAAGCTCAACGGCCATCACCTGTTGCACCACCGCTACATGCACAAGAACTTCAACGTCGTTTTGCCGCTCGCGGATTTCTGCCTTGGCACGCTTATCCTGCGCGCAAAGACGAACTTCATGCAGCCCCGCGGCCCATCCATACCGGACGTTCAGCCGAAGGTGGCCTGA
- a CDS encoding prepilin-type N-terminal cleavage/methylation domain-containing protein, giving the protein MSCRISQSPNHPIIPSARHAFTLLELVIALLLIALLAGMIFTTSNASLTLGRNVIRTQNEEMLHQAFFDFLENRISALPGNTRMEMTVEDAGSHYLTDLTLQDVPLSFTWGGSERTAKAIRLSTVKRRSGYLDIVLSYYENEIIEPDSSETAGGGFASSAVPEEPFAEIILLTDVAYFEWRVLDGRTMEYQYDWDLPGRLPLQMELTCAFGAQGEEIRQVFWIPPRQNPEIFMRQLQQGQGGGGQNPGQPATPGNPATPGNPATPGNPEIIIKPPGR; this is encoded by the coding sequence TTGTCTTGCCGAATCTCCCAATCTCCCAATCACCCGATCATCCCTTCCGCGAGGCACGCCTTCACCCTTCTGGAGCTGGTCATCGCACTGCTCCTCATCGCACTGCTGGCAGGTATGATTTTCACCACCTCCAACGCCTCACTCACGCTCGGCAGGAACGTGATCCGGACCCAGAACGAGGAGATGCTGCACCAGGCGTTTTTCGATTTCCTGGAAAACCGCATTTCAGCCCTGCCGGGGAACACCCGCATGGAGATGACCGTGGAGGATGCAGGCTCGCATTACCTCACGGATCTCACCCTCCAGGACGTGCCGCTTTCCTTCACCTGGGGCGGAAGCGAACGCACCGCAAAAGCCATACGCCTTTCCACCGTGAAGCGCCGCTCCGGCTATCTCGACATCGTCCTTAGCTACTACGAGAACGAGATCATCGAGCCGGATTCATCGGAAACAGCCGGCGGGGGCTTCGCATCATCGGCCGTACCGGAAGAACCTTTCGCCGAGATCATACTCCTCACTGATGTCGCATACTTCGAGTGGCGCGTGCTCGACGGCAGGACGATGGAATACCAATACGACTGGGATCTCCCCGGCCGCCTCCCCCTCCAGATGGAGTTGACCTGCGCCTTCGGTGCGCAAGGCGAGGAAATCCGCCAGGTCTTCTGGATCCCGCCCCGCCAGAATCCCGAGATCTTCATGCGCCAGCTCCAACAAGGCCAGGGCGGTGGCGGCCAAAACCCCGGCCAACCGGCAACACCCGGCAACCCCGCAACACCCGGCAACCCCGCAACACCCGGCAACCCGGAAATCATCATCAAACCTCCCGGCAGATGA
- a CDS encoding type IIA DNA topoisomerase subunit B codes for MAAGYTEDDIKSLDWREHIRLRPGMYIGKLGDGSSADDGIYILLKEAVDNSIDEHIMGHGKEIRIDIDDESRVEVRDFGRGIPLGKLFDCAAQINTGAKYDSEAFKKSVGLNGVGIKAVNALSEFFEIQAWRGGETKALEFSKGELAVDMKNPRKDDGLNGTRLAFDIDRTIFPAKTKFRDPHVEKMCRYYSYLNPALTVVFNGKKFRSKDGLLDLLREEMETEALYPPIHLVGDDIEIAFTHCAESSEDYYTFVNGQNTSQGGTHLAAFREALVQVIRGFYKKQYDPSDIRAGIEAAICVRIIEPVFESQTKTKLGSAVIAPEGESLRTFIGNFLKSSLDNYLHKHPQVAEAIQKRIMAAERERKDLKGIQKIARERARQAKVHNKKLRDCRVRFDSKHKRREESTLFITEGDSASGSITKSRDVETQAVFSLRGKPLNTYSLPRKIVYENEEFALLQAALNIEDGIESLRYNRVVIATDADVDGMHIRLLLLTFFLQFFPEMIRDGHLYILQTPLFRVRNKKETIYCYSEEERVNAISKLGKNAEITRFKGLGEISPDEFKFMIGPDMRLDPVEYEEGKGVKELLAFYMGKNTPSRQDYIIENLREDVDRQVAVA; via the coding sequence ATGGCAGCGGGATACACGGAAGACGACATCAAGTCACTGGATTGGAGGGAGCACATCAGGCTGCGGCCGGGGATGTACATTGGGAAACTGGGTGACGGTTCCTCGGCGGACGATGGGATCTACATCCTGCTCAAGGAGGCGGTGGACAACTCGATCGACGAGCACATCATGGGGCACGGGAAAGAGATCCGGATCGACATCGACGACGAGAGCCGGGTGGAGGTGCGTGATTTCGGGCGGGGGATCCCGCTGGGGAAACTCTTCGATTGCGCGGCGCAGATCAACACGGGCGCGAAGTATGACAGCGAGGCGTTCAAGAAATCCGTGGGCTTGAACGGGGTGGGGATCAAGGCGGTGAATGCGCTCTCGGAATTCTTCGAGATCCAGGCATGGCGCGGCGGGGAGACCAAGGCGCTGGAGTTCTCCAAGGGCGAGCTTGCGGTGGACATGAAGAACCCGCGCAAGGACGACGGGCTCAACGGGACGAGGCTGGCCTTCGACATCGACAGGACGATATTTCCCGCGAAGACGAAGTTCCGCGATCCGCACGTGGAGAAGATGTGCCGGTATTATTCGTATCTCAACCCGGCGCTGACCGTTGTTTTCAACGGCAAGAAATTCCGCTCGAAGGACGGGCTTCTGGATCTGCTGAGGGAGGAGATGGAGACCGAGGCGCTGTATCCGCCCATCCATTTGGTGGGGGATGATATCGAGATCGCCTTCACGCATTGTGCCGAGAGCAGCGAGGATTACTACACATTTGTCAACGGCCAGAACACCTCGCAGGGAGGGACGCACCTGGCCGCCTTCCGCGAGGCCCTGGTGCAGGTGATCCGCGGTTTCTACAAGAAGCAGTATGATCCATCGGACATCCGCGCCGGGATCGAGGCGGCGATCTGCGTGCGCATCATCGAGCCGGTGTTCGAGAGCCAGACGAAGACCAAGCTGGGTTCGGCGGTGATTGCGCCGGAGGGTGAGTCGCTGCGGACGTTCATCGGGAATTTCCTGAAATCATCGCTGGATAACTATCTCCACAAGCACCCGCAGGTGGCGGAGGCGATCCAGAAGCGGATCATGGCCGCGGAGCGCGAGCGGAAGGATCTGAAAGGCATCCAGAAGATCGCGAGGGAGCGTGCGCGGCAGGCGAAGGTGCACAACAAGAAGCTGCGGGATTGCCGGGTGAGGTTCGACTCGAAGCACAAGCGGCGCGAGGAAAGCACATTGTTCATCACCGAGGGGGACTCGGCCTCGGGATCGATCACCAAGAGCCGGGATGTGGAGACGCAGGCGGTGTTCTCGTTGCGCGGCAAGCCGCTGAACACCTATTCGCTGCCGAGGAAAATCGTCTATGAGAACGAGGAGTTCGCCCTGCTTCAGGCGGCGCTCAACATCGAGGACGGGATCGAATCGCTGCGCTACAACAGGGTGGTGATCGCCACGGATGCGGATGTGGACGGGATGCACATCCGTCTGCTGTTGCTCACGTTTTTCCTGCAGTTTTTCCCCGAGATGATCCGCGACGGGCACCTTTATATTTTGCAGACGCCGCTGTTCCGGGTGCGGAACAAGAAGGAGACGATCTATTGCTACAGCGAGGAAGAGCGTGTGAATGCGATTTCAAAACTGGGCAAGAACGCGGAGATCACGCGCTTCAAGGGCTTGGGTGAGATCTCGCCGGACGAGTTCAAGTTCATGATCGGGCCGGACATGCGGCTGGATCCGGTGGAGTATGAGGAGGGTAAGGGCGTGAAAGAGCTGCTGGCCTTCTACATGGGGAAAAACACGCCCAGCAGGCAGGATTACATCATCGAGAACCTGCGCGAGGATGTGGACCGGCAGGTGGCGGTGGCTTGA
- the gspG gene encoding type II secretion system major pseudopilin GspG produces the protein MKTGRSKIQHQTSNTSPRGFTLLEIVIVLGIIAVILGGSIAMLGKLGDGAKVQRVDGDFKNIESAVRSYAMLAGNPPTTSQGLEALFVKPTSPPVPKRWASAGKGVPLDPWGVPYQYRNPGKIDASTFEIYTNGPDKQPGTDDDMSSQE, from the coding sequence ATGAAAACCGGAAGATCCAAAATCCAACATCAAACATCCAACACCTCTCCCAGGGGCTTCACGCTCCTGGAAATCGTCATCGTGCTCGGCATCATAGCAGTCATCCTCGGCGGCTCCATCGCCATGCTCGGCAAACTGGGTGATGGTGCGAAAGTCCAGCGCGTTGACGGCGACTTCAAGAACATCGAGTCCGCCGTGCGTTCCTACGCCATGCTCGCGGGCAACCCGCCAACCACCTCCCAGGGGCTCGAGGCGCTCTTCGTGAAACCCACCAGCCCCCCCGTCCCAAAACGCTGGGCCAGCGCAGGGAAAGGCGTGCCGCTCGACCCATGGGGTGTCCCTTACCAATACCGCAACCCCGGCAAGATCGATGCCTCCACCTTTGAGATCTACACCAACGGACCAGACAAGCAGCCAGGCACCGATGATGACATGTCCTCCCAGGAATAA
- a CDS encoding PBP1A family penicillin-binding protein, with protein sequence MARRKQQSNKPREKAPARGGSPNPLSLLLLWPFHLFLALTKGMSPVTRLFARLCGIPVIAGLCFLAVLAFIYGIRSTRYDLNRINRMPERTIILDRQGTEIGRIHGEKREIVPLKEVSENFRKAILAREDERFYSHGAVDLIGIGRAVLANLKGKREGASTITQQLASDVFQLKAGEQRGELLKQLDRKCLEIAIAFRINAALDKDRILEAYINQINWGRQIKGVGEASRIYFEKHPSQLTLSESALLAGIVRGPDAYNPFSSMEKAERERNTTLARMVAAGKISQTEADAAKAEPIKVRPAWRRAYQQSYAMDAIRRDLEIILEKENIQLGGLTIVTTIDQRLQTVAEEALDKKLRETERLSGYPHQTRAAWQNFPAENRKEPEYIQGSAVLIENRTGAVLALVGGRDANESQFNRAIQARRQIGSIFKPFVYLAAFDKGLRPSTMISDGPIQRGEIKGAPTWRPNNSDGKFGGMNPVSYGLIRSRNTMSVRVGNYAGVSKVKEVSRAAGFGTAMPETPSSFLGSWEATPWEVATAYTIFPNDGNRYRPFLVSEIKDRNGNILYTTPPLPYQAANSGSAWSVSKILEQVATSGTAASIKRLGFTKDAAGKTGTTNDFKDAWFAGYTSNLTCAVWVGFDQPKKTIQGGYGSTLSLPVWVDIMKTADRLDYKAGELHSNIALTTVSVCRLSGKRSTAGCDAAGTSYSENLPADTAPSSSDLCPIHPARAVPVSENIPSPRNNSPNPPRAQPIREDPPPLRAQPVREAPPLRAQPVEETPLRAQPVD encoded by the coding sequence ATGGCCAGACGCAAGCAACAGAGCAACAAACCGCGCGAGAAGGCGCCCGCCAGGGGCGGATCGCCCAATCCCCTCTCGCTGCTATTGCTCTGGCCCTTCCACCTTTTCCTGGCGCTGACAAAGGGCATGTCGCCAGTCACCCGTCTGTTCGCCCGGCTTTGCGGGATACCGGTGATCGCAGGGCTCTGTTTCCTCGCCGTCCTCGCCTTCATTTACGGCATCCGCTCCACACGCTACGACCTCAACCGCATCAACCGGATGCCGGAGCGCACCATCATCCTCGACCGCCAAGGCACCGAGATCGGTCGCATCCACGGCGAGAAACGCGAGATCGTCCCGCTCAAGGAGGTCTCGGAAAATTTTCGCAAGGCCATACTCGCCCGCGAGGACGAGCGCTTCTACTCCCACGGTGCCGTCGATCTCATCGGCATAGGCCGCGCTGTCCTTGCGAACCTCAAGGGCAAGCGCGAGGGAGCCTCCACCATCACCCAACAGCTGGCCTCCGATGTCTTCCAGCTCAAGGCCGGCGAGCAGCGCGGGGAACTCCTCAAGCAGCTCGACAGGAAATGCCTGGAGATCGCCATCGCCTTCCGCATCAACGCAGCCCTCGACAAAGACCGCATCCTCGAGGCCTACATCAACCAGATCAACTGGGGCCGCCAGATCAAGGGCGTCGGTGAGGCATCGCGCATCTACTTCGAGAAACACCCCTCCCAGCTCACCCTCTCCGAGTCCGCCCTCCTCGCCGGAATCGTCCGCGGCCCGGATGCCTACAATCCTTTCAGCTCGATGGAGAAAGCGGAGCGCGAGCGCAACACCACCCTCGCCCGCATGGTCGCAGCGGGAAAAATTTCCCAGACGGAAGCCGATGCGGCGAAGGCGGAACCCATCAAGGTGCGCCCTGCATGGCGACGCGCCTACCAACAATCCTACGCGATGGACGCAATCCGCCGCGACCTCGAGATCATCCTTGAAAAGGAAAACATCCAGCTCGGCGGCCTGACCATCGTCACCACCATCGACCAACGCCTGCAGACCGTCGCCGAGGAGGCGCTCGACAAAAAATTGCGCGAAACCGAGCGCCTTTCCGGTTACCCGCACCAGACCCGCGCCGCATGGCAGAACTTTCCCGCGGAGAACCGCAAGGAGCCGGAATACATCCAGGGCTCCGCCGTGCTCATTGAGAACCGCACCGGCGCAGTTCTCGCCCTCGTCGGTGGGCGGGATGCGAACGAATCCCAGTTCAACCGCGCCATCCAGGCGCGCCGCCAGATCGGCTCCATCTTCAAGCCATTCGTCTATCTCGCGGCCTTCGACAAAGGCCTGCGCCCCTCCACCATGATTTCCGACGGCCCCATCCAGCGCGGCGAGATCAAGGGAGCGCCGACATGGCGGCCTAACAATTCCGACGGGAAATTCGGCGGCATGAACCCCGTATCCTACGGCCTCATCCGCTCCCGCAACACCATGTCGGTCCGCGTCGGAAACTACGCGGGAGTTTCCAAGGTGAAGGAAGTCTCCCGCGCCGCCGGCTTCGGCACCGCCATGCCGGAAACGCCATCCTCCTTCCTCGGCTCCTGGGAGGCCACGCCGTGGGAGGTCGCCACCGCCTACACGATTTTCCCCAACGACGGCAACCGCTACCGCCCCTTCCTCGTCTCCGAGATCAAGGATCGCAACGGCAACATCCTCTACACCACCCCTCCGCTCCCCTACCAGGCGGCCAACAGCGGCTCGGCATGGTCGGTTTCCAAAATCCTCGAACAGGTCGCCACCTCCGGAACCGCCGCCTCGATCAAACGCCTCGGCTTCACCAAGGACGCCGCCGGCAAAACGGGAACCACCAACGACTTCAAGGACGCATGGTTCGCAGGCTACACCTCGAACCTCACCTGTGCGGTGTGGGTCGGCTTCGACCAACCCAAGAAAACAATCCAGGGCGGCTACGGCTCCACCCTGTCCCTGCCGGTATGGGTCGATATCATGAAAACCGCCGACCGCCTCGACTACAAGGCGGGCGAACTCCACTCGAACATAGCCCTCACAACTGTCTCCGTTTGCAGGCTCTCCGGGAAACGCTCCACCGCAGGCTGCGATGCGGCAGGCACCTCCTACTCGGAAAATTTGCCGGCTGACACCGCGCCCTCCTCCTCGGATCTCTGTCCCATCCACCCCGCCCGCGCCGTTCCGGTCTCGGAAAACATCCCCTCACCGCGCAACAACTCTCCAAACCCTCCCCGCGCACAGCCCATCCGCGAAGACCCTCCCCCCCTCCGAGCCCAACCGGTGCGCGAAGCGCCCCCGCTGCGCGCACAACCCGTCGAAGAAACTCCGCTCCGCGCACAGCCGGTTGACTAG